One Undibacter mobilis genomic region harbors:
- a CDS encoding NAD-dependent succinate-semialdehyde dehydrogenase translates to MYTDLKLYIDGQWLGADNRKSEDVINPATGKVLAKLPHASKADLDAALAAADKAFGPWSRTSAYDRSNLLRKAAMLMRERADHIARVQTQEQGKPFPESRIEVMTSADITDWYAEEGRRAYGRIVPGRMKGTRQIVVQEPIGVAAAFTPWNFPTLTPIRKIAGALAAGCTLIIKASEEVPGGCVELVKCFADAGVPAGVLNLVFGVPAEVSEHIIPSPIIKKVSFTGSVPVGKHLAAMAARGMKRATMELGGHSPVLVFDDADPIKAADTIAAFKYRNAGQVCISPTRFYVQEKNYAKFVERFVEYAKGLTLGDGLEKETKMGPLANPRRLDAMESFVNDAKARGGKIATGGNRHGNQGFFFEPTVITDIPDDSKIMTEEPFGPLAPIVPFKTLDEVIERANSLPFGLASYAFTTSTATANAVGDGIQAGMVGINSVAVSTPETPFGGVKDSGYGSEGGIEGLQAYLNTKFISQA, encoded by the coding sequence ATGTATACCGATCTCAAGCTTTATATCGACGGCCAGTGGCTCGGCGCCGACAACCGCAAGAGCGAAGACGTCATCAATCCGGCGACCGGCAAGGTGCTGGCCAAGCTGCCGCATGCCTCGAAGGCCGATCTCGATGCGGCGCTGGCTGCCGCCGACAAGGCGTTCGGTCCGTGGAGCCGGACGTCGGCCTATGACCGTTCCAACCTCTTGCGCAAGGCCGCGATGCTGATGCGCGAGCGCGCCGATCACATCGCGCGCGTGCAGACGCAGGAGCAGGGCAAGCCGTTCCCGGAATCGCGCATCGAAGTGATGACCTCCGCCGACATTACGGACTGGTATGCCGAGGAAGGCCGCCGGGCTTACGGCCGCATCGTGCCGGGCCGCATGAAGGGCACGCGCCAGATCGTGGTGCAGGAGCCGATCGGCGTCGCCGCCGCCTTCACGCCGTGGAATTTCCCGACGCTGACGCCGATCCGCAAGATCGCCGGCGCCCTGGCCGCGGGCTGCACGCTCATCATCAAGGCTTCGGAAGAAGTGCCGGGCGGCTGTGTCGAGCTGGTGAAGTGCTTCGCCGATGCCGGCGTGCCGGCGGGCGTGCTCAATCTGGTCTTCGGCGTGCCGGCAGAGGTGTCGGAGCACATCATCCCGTCGCCGATCATCAAGAAGGTGTCGTTCACCGGCTCGGTGCCGGTGGGCAAGCATCTGGCCGCGATGGCAGCGCGCGGCATGAAGCGCGCCACCATGGAGCTCGGCGGCCATTCGCCGGTGCTGGTGTTCGACGACGCCGACCCGATCAAGGCGGCCGACACCATTGCCGCGTTCAAATATCGCAATGCCGGTCAGGTCTGTATCTCGCCGACGCGCTTCTATGTGCAGGAGAAGAATTACGCCAAGTTCGTCGAGCGCTTCGTCGAATATGCCAAGGGTCTCACCCTTGGTGATGGCCTCGAGAAGGAAACCAAAATGGGCCCGCTCGCCAATCCGCGCCGGCTCGACGCCATGGAATCCTTCGTCAACGACGCCAAGGCGCGGGGCGGCAAGATCGCGACCGGCGGCAATCGTCATGGCAATCAGGGCTTCTTCTTCGAGCCGACCGTCATCACCGACATCCCGGATGATTCCAAGATCATGACCGAGGAGCCGTTCGGCCCGCTGGCGCCGATCGTGCCGTTCAAGACCCTCGACGAGGTCATCGAACGCGCCAACTCGCTGCCCTTCGGACTTGCCTCTTATGCCTTCACCACCTCGACGGCGACCGCCAATGCGGTGGGCGATGGCATCCAGGCCGGCATGGTCGGCATCAACTCGGTGGCGGTGTCGACGCCGGAGACGCCGTTCGGCGGCGTCAAGGATTCCGGCTACGGCTCGGAAGGCGGCATCGAAGGCCTGCAGGCCTATCTGAACACCAAGTTCATCTCGCAGGCCTAA